The following are encoded together in the Malaya genurostris strain Urasoe2022 chromosome 3, Malgen_1.1, whole genome shotgun sequence genome:
- the LOC131435307 gene encoding flightin isoform X1 → MEDENASANVIVKDTRGAEPLAIVDDFQRRKVQLYKHWVRPRFLQYNYMYNYRHNYYDDLIDYLDRRARGMPGEIPRPQYWAERVLRTERKTPKSIDEMYNYTNIGLKRDERKLNYTLSNQIKSYNFHSKRYLNSKYARIL, encoded by the exons ATGGAGGATGAAAATGCATCTGCCAATGTCATCGTGAAGGACACCCGTGGGGCTGAGCCACTGGCCATCGTGGATGACTTCCAGAGGCGCAAAGTTCAACTCTACAAGCACTGGGTTCG TCCAAGATTTCTGCAGTACAACTACATGTACAACTATCGCCACAACTACTACGATGACCTCATCGATTATCTCGATCGGCGTGCCCGTGGAATGCCCGGAGAAATCCCTCGTCCTCAGTACTGGGCCGAACGGGTGCTACGGACTGAGAGAAA GACTCCGAAGAGCATTGACGAGATGTACAACTACACCAACATTGGCTTGAAGCGAGATGAGCGAAAACTGAACTACACTCTAAGTAATCAGATCAAGTCGTACAATTTCCACTCCAAACGCTACCTTAACAGCAAATACGCTCGGATTTTGTAA